A stretch of the Corvus moneduloides isolate bCorMon1 chromosome 8, bCorMon1.pri, whole genome shotgun sequence genome encodes the following:
- the NSMCE4A gene encoding non-structural maintenance of chromosomes element 4 homolog A isoform X1 gives MSQTSDSGESSPASRDRRSRTPRAREDTAAAGERLRQLNIGEGDDREHNRMIRSQYRELISTVQQNREAMLNSKSNRLTEALEEANKLFDGVCRAREAALDAQFLVIASNIGKEKANELHSEMSAFDSTAFAEDLLTFMGINRTEVEETDDSEDVPGGFLPSDAWQTMGEEAPKYFRRAPTFHYMMGSFKSEPPVPKQRIERQKKASRGKAERAMPAQLKEMQESHQEATEKEVERILRILQTHFENDPNTPISFFDFVIDPNSFAHTVENMFHVSFLIRDGLAKIKLDEDKLPTIEPTKPSGRGEEENRAGARNQVVISLDQREWKEIIETFQIREAMITPLSQSSEEEMETE, from the exons ATGTCGCAGACCAGCGACAGCGGCGAGTCCTCCCCCGCCTCGCGGGACCGCCGGTCCCGGACGCCGCGCGCCCGGGAGGAcacggcggcggcgggcgagAGGCTCCGGCAGCTGAACATCGGCGAGGGCGACGACAGGGAGCATAACAGGATGATCCGTAGCCAGTATCGGGAGCTCATCTCCACCGTGCAGC aaaatcGAGAAGCTATGCTGAATTCAAAAAGCAACAGGCTGACAGAAGCTTTGGAAGAAGCCAATAAACTTTTTGATGGAG TTTGCCGTGCACGAGAGGCTGCACTGGATGCCCAGTTTCTTGTTATAGCATCCAATATAGGGAAGGAGAAGGCCAATGAGTTACACTCGGAGATGTCAGCATTTGATTCAACAGCATTTGCAGAAGACTTG ctgACCTTCATGGGTATAAATCGCACAGAAGTAGAAGAAACTGATGACTCTGAGGATGTTCCAGGCGGTTTTTTACCTAGTGATGCCTGGCAGACAATGGGAGAAGAAGCACCCAAGTACTTTAGAAGAGCACCTACTTTTCATTACAT GATGGGCTCTTTCAAGTCTGAGCCTCCTGTACCAAAGCAACGGATTGAGAGGCAGAAGAAAGctagcagaggaaaagcagaacgGGCAATGCCTGCTCAG ttaaaagaaatgcaggagTCTCATCAAGAAgctacagaaaaagaagtagaaagGATCTTGAGAATACTGCAAactcattttgaaaatgatC CTAATACACCTATTTCCTTCTTTGATTTTGTGATTGATCCGAACTCATTTGCACACACTGTGGAAAACATGTTTCATGTGTCCTTCCTTATCAGG GATGGTCTTGCAAAAATAAAGCTGGATGAAGACAAATTGCCAACAATAG AGCCTACAAAACCCAgcgggagaggggaggaggagaacagAGCTGGAGCACGGAACCAGGTCGTCATAAGTCTGGACCAGAGAGAATGGAAG GAGATCATAGAAACATTTCAGATAAGAGAAGCCATGATTACCCCTCTTTCTCAGAGCAGTGAAGAGGAAATGGAGACAGAGTAA
- the NSMCE4A gene encoding non-structural maintenance of chromosomes element 4 homolog A isoform X2, whose amino-acid sequence MSQTSDSGESSPASRDRRSRTPRAREDTAAAGERLRQLNIGEGDDREHNRMIRSQYRELISTVQQNREAMLNSKSNRLTEALEEANKLFDGVCRAREAALDAQFLVIASNIGKEKANELHSEMSAFDSTAFAEDLLTFMGINRTEVEETDDSEDVPGGFLPSDAWQTMGEEAPKYFRRAPTFHYMMGSFKSEPPVPKQRIERQKKASRGKAERAMPAQLKEMQESHQEATEKEVERILRILQTHFENDPNTPISFFDFVIDPNSFAHTVENMFHVSFLIRSLQNPAGEGRRRTELEHGTRSS is encoded by the exons ATGTCGCAGACCAGCGACAGCGGCGAGTCCTCCCCCGCCTCGCGGGACCGCCGGTCCCGGACGCCGCGCGCCCGGGAGGAcacggcggcggcgggcgagAGGCTCCGGCAGCTGAACATCGGCGAGGGCGACGACAGGGAGCATAACAGGATGATCCGTAGCCAGTATCGGGAGCTCATCTCCACCGTGCAGC aaaatcGAGAAGCTATGCTGAATTCAAAAAGCAACAGGCTGACAGAAGCTTTGGAAGAAGCCAATAAACTTTTTGATGGAG TTTGCCGTGCACGAGAGGCTGCACTGGATGCCCAGTTTCTTGTTATAGCATCCAATATAGGGAAGGAGAAGGCCAATGAGTTACACTCGGAGATGTCAGCATTTGATTCAACAGCATTTGCAGAAGACTTG ctgACCTTCATGGGTATAAATCGCACAGAAGTAGAAGAAACTGATGACTCTGAGGATGTTCCAGGCGGTTTTTTACCTAGTGATGCCTGGCAGACAATGGGAGAAGAAGCACCCAAGTACTTTAGAAGAGCACCTACTTTTCATTACAT GATGGGCTCTTTCAAGTCTGAGCCTCCTGTACCAAAGCAACGGATTGAGAGGCAGAAGAAAGctagcagaggaaaagcagaacgGGCAATGCCTGCTCAG ttaaaagaaatgcaggagTCTCATCAAGAAgctacagaaaaagaagtagaaagGATCTTGAGAATACTGCAAactcattttgaaaatgatC CTAATACACCTATTTCCTTCTTTGATTTTGTGATTGATCCGAACTCATTTGCACACACTGTGGAAAACATGTTTCATGTGTCCTTCCTTATCAGG AGCCTACAAAACCCAgcgggagaggggaggaggagaacagAGCTGGAGCACGGAACCAGGTCGTCATAA